A portion of the Oncorhynchus gorbuscha isolate QuinsamMale2020 ecotype Even-year linkage group LG07, OgorEven_v1.0, whole genome shotgun sequence genome contains these proteins:
- the LOC124040397 gene encoding serine/arginine-rich splicing factor 2-like: MSYGRPPPDVEGMTSLKVDNLTYRTSPETLRRVFEKYGRVGDVYIPRDRYTKESRGFAFVRFHDNRDAEDAMDAMDGALLDGRELRVQMARYGRPPDSHFGRRGGGGPPRRHGGYGRRSRSRSASPRRRRRSRSRSRSRSRGRDYSRSRSRSDSRSRSKSRTPRKSKSPSRSRSRGASRSRSRSPASNRGSKSRSRSKSRPKSPEDNGTDS, encoded by the exons ATGAGCTACGGAAGGCCGCCGCCCGATGTCGAGGGTATGACCTCGCTCAAAGTGGACAATCTCACCTACCGAACTTCTCCCGAGACACTACGACGAGTTTTCGAGAAGTACGGCCGGGTGGGAGACGTGTACATCCCCCGCGATCGGTACACCAAGGAGAGCCGCGGGTTCGCTTTCGTGCGGTTCCACGATAACCGCGACGCCGAAGACGCGATGGACGCCATGGACGGGGCCTTGCTTGACGGGCGGGAACTGCGAGTCCAGATGGCGCGCTATGGCCGTCCACCAGACTCTCACTTCGGGCGCCGAGGCGGCGGTGGACCTCCTAGGAGGCACGGAGGCTATGGTCGCAGGAGCAGGAG tcGTTCGGCCAGCCCCCGTCGGCGCAGACGCAGTCGTTCCCGGAGCAGGAGCCGCTCCCGTGGCCGTGACTACAGCCGCTCCCGGTCTCGTTCCGACTCTAGATCCCGTTCCAAGTCCCGCACCCCCCGCAAGAGCAAGTCCCCATCTCGATCGAGGTCCCGTGGTGCTTCCAGGTCCCGTTCCCGCAGCCCGGCTTCCAACAGAGGCTCCAAATCCAGGTCGCGGTCCAAGAGCAGGCCCAAGTCCCCCGAGGACAACGGAACCGACTCCTAG